A DNA window from Ipomoea triloba cultivar NCNSP0323 chromosome 10, ASM357664v1 contains the following coding sequences:
- the LOC116032570 gene encoding exopolyphosphatase PRUNE1-like isoform X1: MSAENQNQEYVRVRDNPFFAGMRRGDAAGFSRGNTFEVQRKVAGRAFPRSSSDAGDRGHKNPLINFPGEATAGIPSTDSPPTVILESFDQSPSGKVQTASETDSSTETSQSDLNESPVQSSGKSVEVSPSASSKLKGSDSVSIGSTNWFGVPLPRTAASFYNGNSPRIEMVEPCEGICRLNMFLKAGKDDVKAGVPSRYLHAVLGPQSSDIGSVASTIMYAFYLNETVHNNQFCIAPVININRSDFMSSHAELKWLLDSCFVDHSSLIFIDEIDLSYYDLYGSLTLALVNGDKLPSKQEALKEAVVEILSCKKEASCCTLIAEKFVLTSPEILAQQGFSQLLLAGILMDTGNLTNPQSTTKDKYTATLLINGAGRFGCDGLYEILRYKTKDVPELKASEVLRKDYKKWTKTVGNGGNPNSIRSRSTATNIGMSSIGISIAQLLVHEATSTEDILEFQRFENLSLLVIVSGYYDTDKKFKREILISADSLELLRTLIHFMMARANQLPLKILQPIGLPDAMRAFEIDRITSRKTIESLLEEFQ; encoded by the exons ATGTCTGCCGAAAACCAAAATCAAGAATACGTTCGCGTTCGAGACAACCCTTTCTTTGCCGGCATGCGGAGAGGCGACGCCGCCGGTTTCAGCAGAGGGAACACTTTCGAAGTTCAAAGAAAGGTAGCAGGAAGAGCTTTTCCGAGGTCCAGTTCCGACGCCGGTGACCGGGGACACAAAAACCCTCTTATCAATTTTCCCGGCGAAGCCACGGCCGGAATCCCTTCAACTGACTCACCCCCGACTGTGATTCTTGAATCCTTCGATCAGTCTCCCTCCGGGAAAGTACAAACGGCTTCGGAAACGGATTCCTCCACGGAAACTTCTCAATCCGATTTGAATGAATCGCCTGTGCAGTCTAGTGGGAAATCAGTTGAAGTGAGCCCTTCTGCAAGTTCTAAGCTTAAAGGATCAGATAGTGTGAGCATTGGGAGTACGAATTGGTTCGGAGTTCCCCTTCCTCGTACAGCAGCTTCGTTCTACAATGGGAATTCACCTCGGATTGAAATGGTGGAACCGTGTGAAGGAATTTGCAGGCTTAATATGTTTCTAAAAGCTGGGAAAGATGACGTCAAAGCTGGGGTGCCTTCAAGATACCTGCATGCTGTATTGGGCCCTCAATCATCTG ATATTGGTTCTGTTGCTTCAACCATCATGTATGCCTTTTACTTGAATGAAACAGTTCATAATAACCAATTCTGCATTGCCCCTGTCATTAACATCAACCGGTCTGATTTCATGAGTTCTCATGCTGAGCTCAAATGGCTACTCGATTCTTGCTTTGTTGATCACTCATCCTTGATTTTCATTGATGAG ATTGATCTGTCTTACTATGATTTGTATGGGAGCCTTACGCTGGCTCTAGTGAATGGTGACAAGCTTCCATCCAAACAAGAG GCTCTTAAAGAGGCAGTGGTCGAGATATTGAGCTGCAAAAAG GAAGCATCCTGCTGTACGCTTATTGCTGAAAAGTTTGTTTTAACTTCACCTGAGATACTGGCTCAACAGGGATTTAGTCAACTTCTG TTAGCGGGCATCCTCATGGATACTGGAAACTTGACAAATCCTCAGTCTACTACAAAAGACAAATACACAGCCACGTTGTTGATTAATGGGGCTGGTCGATTTGGATGTGATGGCCTCTACGAAATTT TGAGATACAAGACGAAAGATGTACCTGAACTGAAAGCAAGTGAAGTTTTGCGGAAAGATTACAAGAAATGGACTAAAACAG ttGGGAATGGCGGGAATCCTAATAGTATTAGGTCAAGATCTACGGCAACAAATATTGGAATGAGTTCAATTGGAATATCAATAGCCCAGCTTCTGGTTCATGAGGCTACTTCAACAGAAGATATACTAGAGTTCCAGC GATTTGAGAATCTTAGCCTACTCGTGATTGTTTCTGGTTATTATGATACAGATAAGAAGTTCAAG AGGGAAATCCTGATCTCCGCGGATTCTTTGGAGCTTTTGAGAACCCTGATTCATTTTATGATGGCCAGAGCAAACCAACTTCCCCTCAAAATTTTGCAACCGATAG GTCTTCCAGATGCGATGAGGGCATTTGAGATTGATAGAATTACTTCGAGGAAGACAATTGAGTCTCTCCTTGAAGAATTTCAATGA
- the LOC116032570 gene encoding exopolyphosphatase PRUNE1-like isoform X2, with translation MSAENQNQEYVRVRDNPFFAGMRRGDAAGFSRGNTFEVQRKVAGRAFPRSSSDAGDRGHKNPLINFPGEATAGIPSTDSPPTVILESFDQSPSGKVQTASETDSSTETSQSDLNESPVQSSGKSVEVSPSASSKLKGSDSVSIGSTNWFGVPLPRTAASFYNGNSPRIEMVEPCEGICRLNMFLKAGKDDVKAGVPSRYLHAVLGPQSSDIGSVASTIMYAFYLNETVHNNQFCIAPVININRSDFMSSHAELKWLLDSCFVDHSSLIFIDEIDLSYYDLYGSLTLALVNGDKLPSKQEEASCCTLIAEKFVLTSPEILAQQGFSQLLLAGILMDTGNLTNPQSTTKDKYTATLLINGAGRFGCDGLYEILRYKTKDVPELKASEVLRKDYKKWTKTVGNGGNPNSIRSRSTATNIGMSSIGISIAQLLVHEATSTEDILEFQRFENLSLLVIVSGYYDTDKKFKREILISADSLELLRTLIHFMMARANQLPLKILQPIGLPDAMRAFEIDRITSRKTIESLLEEFQ, from the exons ATGTCTGCCGAAAACCAAAATCAAGAATACGTTCGCGTTCGAGACAACCCTTTCTTTGCCGGCATGCGGAGAGGCGACGCCGCCGGTTTCAGCAGAGGGAACACTTTCGAAGTTCAAAGAAAGGTAGCAGGAAGAGCTTTTCCGAGGTCCAGTTCCGACGCCGGTGACCGGGGACACAAAAACCCTCTTATCAATTTTCCCGGCGAAGCCACGGCCGGAATCCCTTCAACTGACTCACCCCCGACTGTGATTCTTGAATCCTTCGATCAGTCTCCCTCCGGGAAAGTACAAACGGCTTCGGAAACGGATTCCTCCACGGAAACTTCTCAATCCGATTTGAATGAATCGCCTGTGCAGTCTAGTGGGAAATCAGTTGAAGTGAGCCCTTCTGCAAGTTCTAAGCTTAAAGGATCAGATAGTGTGAGCATTGGGAGTACGAATTGGTTCGGAGTTCCCCTTCCTCGTACAGCAGCTTCGTTCTACAATGGGAATTCACCTCGGATTGAAATGGTGGAACCGTGTGAAGGAATTTGCAGGCTTAATATGTTTCTAAAAGCTGGGAAAGATGACGTCAAAGCTGGGGTGCCTTCAAGATACCTGCATGCTGTATTGGGCCCTCAATCATCTG ATATTGGTTCTGTTGCTTCAACCATCATGTATGCCTTTTACTTGAATGAAACAGTTCATAATAACCAATTCTGCATTGCCCCTGTCATTAACATCAACCGGTCTGATTTCATGAGTTCTCATGCTGAGCTCAAATGGCTACTCGATTCTTGCTTTGTTGATCACTCATCCTTGATTTTCATTGATGAG ATTGATCTGTCTTACTATGATTTGTATGGGAGCCTTACGCTGGCTCTAGTGAATGGTGACAAGCTTCCATCCAAACAAGAG GAAGCATCCTGCTGTACGCTTATTGCTGAAAAGTTTGTTTTAACTTCACCTGAGATACTGGCTCAACAGGGATTTAGTCAACTTCTG TTAGCGGGCATCCTCATGGATACTGGAAACTTGACAAATCCTCAGTCTACTACAAAAGACAAATACACAGCCACGTTGTTGATTAATGGGGCTGGTCGATTTGGATGTGATGGCCTCTACGAAATTT TGAGATACAAGACGAAAGATGTACCTGAACTGAAAGCAAGTGAAGTTTTGCGGAAAGATTACAAGAAATGGACTAAAACAG ttGGGAATGGCGGGAATCCTAATAGTATTAGGTCAAGATCTACGGCAACAAATATTGGAATGAGTTCAATTGGAATATCAATAGCCCAGCTTCTGGTTCATGAGGCTACTTCAACAGAAGATATACTAGAGTTCCAGC GATTTGAGAATCTTAGCCTACTCGTGATTGTTTCTGGTTATTATGATACAGATAAGAAGTTCAAG AGGGAAATCCTGATCTCCGCGGATTCTTTGGAGCTTTTGAGAACCCTGATTCATTTTATGATGGCCAGAGCAAACCAACTTCCCCTCAAAATTTTGCAACCGATAG GTCTTCCAGATGCGATGAGGGCATTTGAGATTGATAGAATTACTTCGAGGAAGACAATTGAGTCTCTCCTTGAAGAATTTCAATGA